The sequence TATAAGATATAATATTTTTATATTGTTTATATTTAAGTCAATAAAACTACATAAGAGCGGCGCTATTAATATTATATCTTACTAACGTAATTATAAATTTTGTCAGATATAATATTAAAAAGGTAGCATATTACATCAGTATGACTTAATCTCATTTAAGAGGTTTCTAAAATTTATACTTAAATAATTTTTAAAGTATTATAATATTAAATACATACATGAATAATATTAAAAATAAAATTATTTTATTTTATGGTTAATAATTGATTAATACCTGTTGATTTCTTGAAAAACTCCCCTTATTCTTCGGTTTATGGCGCAAAAATCAGGTAATGATAATTATAATGGTGATAAAACCACAGGGTTTGCATCACCAGCTCAAGACTATGTTGAAAATACGATTGATCTTACTGACACGCTGGAGTTGCGTCGTCCGAGCCGATATCTCGTGCGTGTCACTGGTGATGAGCTAGATCATAGAGGGATCCGACATAATGATATTATTGTCGCAGATTCTG comes from Aristophania vespae and encodes:
- a CDS encoding S24 family peptidase, with translation MAQKSGNDNYNGDKTTGFASPAQDYVENTIDLTDTLELRRPSRYLVRVTGDELDHRGIRHNDIIVADSARAPRAGGVVIACVSGEMLVCEIGQDKRGWYLRPSRALDMPVYLSEHIDASIWAVAVSLVREEL